TGCCCGTGCGGCGTCGGTCGCCTCGGCGATCGGCCCTGCGGCAAATTGCTCGCGGAGTCGGACGAGCCGGTCGCTGCTCGCGGCATGGAGCCGCTCGGTCCGCAACCGCTCGGCCAGCAGCCGACGAATTCCCGTCCTTACGGCTCGATCGGGAACCACGCGTCGTTCGGCAAGTTCAATCAACATAGGAACGGTCCTGAGATCGGGGCGACGCGAACGAGCCAGACAATGCGTTTGGGGAACCGATTCAGCGGCCGGAACGGCGTGGAAACCACGGCACGAATGCGCTGGTGGTGCGCTGGTACTCGCGATATTCCTCCCCGCGGGTGGCGAGGGCTTGGCGTTCAGTCGGCGGAATGCCGGTGACGAACAGCAGCAGGTACAGCAGTCCCCCGGCGATTGCCACGGGGACCCACCACCCCGGCGAAGCCCCGGCGAGCGGCGCGTAGCTGCACCAGTGGAGCCACTCGAAGAAGTAATTGGGATGCCGCGAGTATCGCCACAGGCCGCGGCGGCAGGTCTTGCCGTCGCGGGCCGGGTCGCGCTTGAACGCCGCCAACTGGCGATCGGCGGCTGCAGCGCCGCCGAGGCCGATCGCCCAGGTCGCGACGGCGATCGCAATCAGCCACGCCGCGGGGGGCTCGGGCGAACGGGCCACGGCCAGCGCGTTGCCGGCGAACGCCCACGCCGCCACGGCTTGCATTTGGAAGAACCAGAACAGCTTGCGATCGGCGTTGGCCCCCCAATTGGCGCGCAGGGTGCGATAGCGTCCTTCCTCGGGATGGCCCACGACGCGGCGATACAAGTAAGCGGTAAGCCGCAGCGACCAAGCGCCGAGCATCCCGGCGACGACCGCCCGCAGCCACGGCTCCCCTGCCGGCCATGAGGCGTAGAAAACCGCCAGTACGCCGATCGTTCCAGACCACGCTAGGTCGACGATGCCCGCGTTTTCGGTGCGCCGTTGAACGACCCACAGAGCGGTCATTCCCGCTGACGCGGCGCACAGGCCGATTGCGAGAGGAACGAGGGTGTCGGAGACGGAGGGCATGCCGCGGCGCTCAACGGGCGTCTGGTTTGGCCAGCGCGATCTGCGCCAGCCCGATCAACCGCCGGGCGAATCCCGCGGCGCAATAACACAAGTAGTAGTCCCAGGTCCTCACGAACCGGTCGTCAAATCCCAGCTCGGCGATCCGCTCGCGGGCGGCGAAGAAACGCTCCCGCCAGGCGACCAGCGTCCGGGCGTAGTCCCCCGCAAAATCGACGCACTCGACGAGCCGCAGATCGGTTCGTCGCCCGAGCGCCCGGTGGATCGCCCCGAGCGAGGGGAGGTGTCCTCCGGGGAAGACGTACTTCTGGATGTAGTCGACGCGGCGTCGATAGCCGTCGTAACGCTGATCGGGGATCGTGATCGCCTGCAGCGCCATTTTTCCGGCGGGTTTGAGCAGTTCGCTGCACTTGGCAAAGAACCCGCCGAGGTACTCGTGTCCCACAGCTTCGATCATCTCGATCGAAACGAGCTTGTCGAATCGCCCGTGAAAGTCGCGATAGTCGCAGAATCGCAACTCGACCCGGTCGCCGAGCCTCGCGCGGGCGATCCGACGTTGGGCGAATTCCAGTTGCTCGCGCGAGATCGTTATCCCTGTTACGCGGCAGCCAAAGTTCGTCGCCGCGTACTCGGCGAACCCGCCCCAGCCGCAGCCGATCTCGGCGACATGGTCCCGGGGGGAGAGATCCAGCAGCCGACAAATGCGCTCGTACTTGGCGGATTGCGCCGCGGCAAGATCGGTCTGCGGCGACTCGAACAGGCCGCACGAGTAAGTCATCGACGGATCGAGCAGCGTCGCGAAAAACTCGTTGCTGAGATCGTAGTGAGCGTGAATGTTGGCGCGACTGCCGCGGCGGGTGTTGCGGCGAGCGAGTCGCAATGCGAAGTTGCCGAACGTTGCTGCGAGCGAACCCGGGCCGAACCGACGCGGCTCGGCAGCTGCGCCGGCGAGCGTCGTCAGCAGCGGCAGGAGGTCGGGCGTCGTCCACCACCCGGCGAGATACGCCTCGGCGAACCCCAGATTGCCGCGCGAAGCGGTCGACCGCCAAAACCTCGGGTCGACGACGGTCAACTCGGCGGCAGCGTCGCGGTCAGCGCCGCAGAGTGTCTCGCCCTGCTCGTCGCGCAGACGCACTGCGGAGCCCGACGGCGAATTCAAGGCGGCGAGCACGGCCCGCCGCGCGACTCGATCGACGAGCGACAACTGCGACGCGGTGTGCGGTGCGCCGAAGAAGCGGTCGCTCGACTGCGCCTGGCGCCGCGACCGCCCATGGTTCACATCCGTCGAGGCGTCGCCGGCCGACGGGGTGCATTCGCGGGAGTCGCATTGCGGGGATGGGGGTAGTACCGACATCGTTTCTTCCACAATCGAAACGCCTGCCAATAGATCGCGCCAAGCGTCTGCAGGCCGGAGACGGGGAATCTTGCCAACTGAGTCGCTAGCCGCCAGTCGTTCCAAGGGATTCGCTCCAAGTTCAAGGCGGCGGTGAACGGGGGTCGGTCCGCGGCGACGCTGCGAATCGCCACTCGCAGTCGCTCGCCGGGCAATGTCACCCTCCAGCAGTAGTCGGCGGCCAGGTCCATAAACGGCGAGACATGGAAGTCCTTGCGGTGGCGAAACCGCAGTTCTGCGCTGGCGTTCACTCGGTCGGCGGGTTCTCGCTGATCGATGAAGTCCAACACGTACAGCCGGCGTTCGTTCCACGGGGTGTTGCTCACCTCGGCGACGACTGCGGTCGGCTGCTCGCTTGTTCGCTGGCCGCAGAAGAACAGATTCAGCGGACTGAAAAACTGCCCGAAGTGTCGTAATTGCGTCAAGACCCGCACCGGGCCGGGGGGGAGTTCCCGACTTAGCGCCTGTCCGGCATAACGCCGCACCGCGCCGGCGAGTTCTGCGGGCGAGCACGCTCCCAAAAGCTTTGGAGAGTGATCCTCGGTCCGAAAGCTCGCCGGCGCGAACCGGGCCGTCGAGAACAACCAGCTTCGCCGCGCCAGCGAATCGACCTCTTCGAGATCGAGGTACGCCATCGCCGCAGGGTAGCGAAACCGGTGGGTTACGGCGCCGCGACGAGCGTGGAGGACCGTTCCGCGGTAGAGGCAACTGTGCATGAGGTGAAATCGTCGAGGAAAACGCCCCAGCGGCGACATGCCGTCAGGGCGCTGGTGACGCCGTCCTCGTGGAAGCCGCTCCCCCAATAAGCCCCGGCGAATACGACCCGACCGTCGGCGTGGAGCGAGTCGTGCCGGGCCTGGGCCGCAAGCGACTCATGAGTATACAGCGGGTGCGCGAAGGAGAACTCGGCGAGATAGTGCTCGGGGGCGACCTCGCGGGGCGGGTTGAGCGTCAAGCAGATCGGCCCCGGGGCGCCGAGGCGCTGCAAGCGATTGAGGTCGTAGGTCACCGCGACCGGACGTCGCGGGTCGCCGGTCGCCAGATAGTTCCAACTCGCCCAGGCACGACGGCGCCTCGGCAAGAAGCTTGCGTCGGTGTGCAGGACAGCGCGGTTCGGATGATAGGGAAAGGCAGACAAAGCGTTCCGCTCGTCGGGGGTCGCGTCGGCAAGCATCGCCAGCGTCTGCGGGGCATGAGTCGCCAGGACTGCTCCGTCGAAACGCTCGGGGTCGCCCCCTTGGGGCGTGATCTCGACGCCGTTCCCGGCTCGCACAACGCGCTCGACGGGCGTCTCGACACGCACTCGCCCGGCGGCGGTCAGAGGCCTCGCAAGGGCTTCGACGTATCGTCGCGAACCTCCGGGGACCGTCATCCACTGCGGCCGATTCCGCAAATCTAAAAGACCGTGATTTTGGAAGAACCGCAGCAAGAACGCCGCCGGGAATGCGGCGACGTCCTCGGCCGGGGCCGACCAAATGGCCGCGGTCATCGGCAGGAGGTAGTGGCGCCAGAAGCAGTCTCCGACGCCGCACGAGTCGACGAACTCGAGCAGCGTGACCCCAGCCGTCGGATCCGCCTGCCGTGCGCGCCGGTTGAATCGCAAGATATCGGCCAGCATCCGCCAGAATCGCGGGCGGAGCAGATTGCCTCGCTGGGCGAACAGCCCGTCGAGCGAGCTCCCTTGGTACTCGAAGTCCTCGCCGTCGCTGCGAACCGCGAAACTCATGTCGCTCGCCTGGGGCGAGATCCCCAGCAGCCGCAGCAACCGCAGAAAATTGGGATAGGTCCGGTCGTTGAAGACCATGAACCCCACGTCGGCGGCCAGCGGACGGTCGTAGGCGACGAAGTCGACCGTTTGGGCGTGTCCCCCGAGCGAAGCGCCCGCCTCGAACAGCGTCACATCGTGATGCGCGGCAAGAAGCCGGGCCGCCGTCAAACCGCTCACTCCAGCTCCGACGACGGCGATACGCATGAATGGCTCGAGCAGGGTGATCGAACGCCGCGAAATGGTCGCGACCGGGGCAGTCAACTCGGGGTTCAGCTGGGCGAAGACTTCGGGGCCCGCTGCCCGTTTCGGCCCAACCGTAAAATTCAGCAGGTCGTCAACTGGCCTTTTCGACGCTTTGAGAGGGGGCTCCTGCTGAGGGGCTCAGGGGGTTCGGATGTCACCGCGTTGCGGATTCAATTTTCCGCAGGCTTTGCGACCTGCACGCGTCGACGCACGAGATCGCTCCCCCAACCGTGTGCTGAAACGGGGGATTGGCTCGCGGACCAAGACCAAGTCCCCTGAAAGTTTCGCACCGTGAGCATGCCTGGACCCACTTCCAAGAAAGGTCATTCGCCCGATCGTGCATCTCTCCCGCGAGCGCCCCAAATCCTCCCCAGTTTCTTTAGACGAGGCGAAGCTCATAACCTCGCGTCCCGTTCGTCTCGTCCCCCGCGGCAAAGTCCGGGATTTTCACGGTCCAATTGCCCCAAGGTCCCCGTCTCCGAGCGGCGTAGATCGATCCCGAATCGCCAACTACAATAGCTGCAGGGTCCACCGCGGTCGCAGAATTCTCATGAAACTTGTCTTGCTTGGGACGACCGGCTATCACCCGTGCGACCGTCGTCAGACGGCGTGCTTCATGCTGCCCGAACTGGGCGTGGTGCTTGACGCGGGGACCGGCATGTACCGCGTGGCCGATCACCTGCAGACCGATTCGCTCGACGTATTCCTGACGCACGCCCATCTCGACCACGTGATGGGGGTGACGTTTTTGTTCGACGTGCTCGGATCTCGCAAGCTGAAGCGGGTGCAGATCCACGCCGAGCCCGACAAACTGGCGGCGATTCGCGAGCACTTGCTCGCCCCGCTCTTGTTCCCGGTGACCCCGCCGGGGGACCTCATTCCGCTTGATCCCGAGGTGCGGCTGGCCGACGGCGCCAAACTGACTTGGTTCCCGCTACGACACCCCGGGGGAGCGGTCGGGTATCGCATCGACTGGCCCGACCGGTCGCTGGCGTACGTGACCGACACGATCGCCGACCCCGAGGCGCTGTACGTCGAGAAGATCCGCGGCGTGGACTTGTTGATCCACGAATGCTACTTCGCCGACGGCAACGAGGAGCAGGCGGAACTTACCGGGCACAGTTGCCTGACCCCCGTGCTGCAGGTGGCCGCCAAGGCCCAGGTCGGCCGGCTCCTTCTCGTGCACATCAACCCGGTGCTGGGCGACGACGCCGAGTTGGGGCTCGACGCCGTGAAA
The window above is part of the Pirellulales bacterium genome. Proteins encoded here:
- a CDS encoding DUF1295 domain-containing protein, producing MPSVSDTLVPLAIGLCAASAGMTALWVVQRRTENAGIVDLAWSGTIGVLAVFYASWPAGEPWLRAVVAGMLGAWSLRLTAYLYRRVVGHPEEGRYRTLRANWGANADRKLFWFFQMQAVAAWAFAGNALAVARSPEPPAAWLIAIAVATWAIGLGGAAAADRQLAAFKRDPARDGKTCRRGLWRYSRHPNYFFEWLHWCSYAPLAGASPGWWVPVAIAGGLLYLLLFVTGIPPTERQALATRGEEYREYQRTTSAFVPWFPRRSGR
- a CDS encoding DUF1365 domain-containing protein; translated protein: MHSCLYRGTVLHARRGAVTHRFRYPAAMAYLDLEEVDSLARRSWLFSTARFAPASFRTEDHSPKLLGACSPAELAGAVRRYAGQALSRELPPGPVRVLTQLRHFGQFFSPLNLFFCGQRTSEQPTAVVAEVSNTPWNERRLYVLDFIDQREPADRVNASAELRFRHRKDFHVSPFMDLAADYCWRVTLPGERLRVAIRSVAADRPPFTAALNLERIPWNDWRLATQLARFPVSGLQTLGAIYWQAFRLWKKRCRYYPHPRNATPANAPRRPATPRRM
- a CDS encoding FAD-dependent oxidoreductase, which produces MRIAVVGAGVSGLTAARLLAAHHDVTLFEAGASLGGHAQTVDFVAYDRPLAADVGFMVFNDRTYPNFLRLLRLLGISPQASDMSFAVRSDGEDFEYQGSSLDGLFAQRGNLLRPRFWRMLADILRFNRRARQADPTAGVTLLEFVDSCGVGDCFWRHYLLPMTAAIWSAPAEDVAAFPAAFLLRFFQNHGLLDLRNRPQWMTVPGGSRRYVEALARPLTAAGRVRVETPVERVVRAGNGVEITPQGGDPERFDGAVLATHAPQTLAMLADATPDERNALSAFPYHPNRAVLHTDASFLPRRRRAWASWNYLATGDPRRPVAVTYDLNRLQRLGAPGPICLTLNPPREVAPEHYLAEFSFAHPLYTHESLAAQARHDSLHADGRVVFAGAYWGSGFHEDGVTSALTACRRWGVFLDDFTSCTVASTAERSSTLVAAP
- a CDS encoding class I SAM-dependent methyltransferase, giving the protein MRLRDEQGETLCGADRDAAAELTVVDPRFWRSTASRGNLGFAEAYLAGWWTTPDLLPLLTTLAGAAAEPRRFGPGSLAATFGNFALRLARRNTRRGSRANIHAHYDLSNEFFATLLDPSMTYSCGLFESPQTDLAAAQSAKYERICRLLDLSPRDHVAEIGCGWGGFAEYAATNFGCRVTGITISREQLEFAQRRIARARLGDRVELRFCDYRDFHGRFDKLVSIEMIEAVGHEYLGGFFAKCSELLKPAGKMALQAITIPDQRYDGYRRRVDYIQKYVFPGGHLPSLGAIHRALGRRTDLRLVECVDFAGDYARTLVAWRERFFAARERIAELGFDDRFVRTWDYYLCYCAAGFARRLIGLAQIALAKPDAR
- a CDS encoding MBL fold metallo-hydrolase translates to MKLVLLGTTGYHPCDRRQTACFMLPELGVVLDAGTGMYRVADHLQTDSLDVFLTHAHLDHVMGVTFLFDVLGSRKLKRVQIHAEPDKLAAIREHLLAPLLFPVTPPGDLIPLDPEVRLADGAKLTWFPLRHPGGAVGYRIDWPDRSLAYVTDTIADPEALYVEKIRGVDLLIHECYFADGNEEQAELTGHSCLTPVLQVAAKAQVGRLLLVHINPVLGDDAELGLDAVKSIFPAVEIGVDGMVIEF